Genomic DNA from Klebsiella variicola:
GGGAGCAGATCCCCCAGCAGGCGACCGCCAGCGGCATTTGGCATAGCCAGCATAAGCTGTGTGCTGTTAGCATATTTGGCCTTCTGTCCAGTAAAAAAGAGAACGGTAACGGATGAACGACATCTGGTGGCAAACAATCGGCGAAGGGGATTGTCATCTTGTGCTGCTGCACGGCTGGGGACTGAACGCTCAGGTATGGGATTGCATCACGCCGCAGCTGGCTTCGCATTTTACCCTGCACCTGGTGGATCTGCCTGGCTATGGCCGCAGCGGCGGGTATGGGGCGATGTCGCTCGAGGCGATGGCGCAGCGGGTGCTGGAGCAGGCTCCTCCTCAGGCGGTGTGGCTGGGCTGGAGCCTGGGCGGGCTGGTGGCAAGCCAGGTGGCGATGATGCACCCGGAACGCGTGCAGGCGCTGGTGACGGTTGCCTCTTCCCCCTGTTTCGCGGCTTGTGACGACTGGCCCGGCATCAAGCCCGAGGTGCTGGCCGGGTTTCAGCAGCAGCTGAGCGACGATTTCCAGCGCACCGTCGAGCGATTCCTCGCTCTGCAAACCATGGGCACAGAGAGCGCGCGTCAGGATGCGCGGGCGTTAAAGCAGGCGGTGCTCTCGCTGCCGATGCCTTCCGCCGAGGCGCTGAACGGCGGACTGGAGATCCTCAGAACCGTCGATCTGCGCCAGGCGCTGGTTGGGTTGCCGATACCGTTTCTGCGGCTGTATGGCCGGCTGGACGGACTGGTGCCGCGCAAGATTGTCCCGCTGCTGGATGAGCTGTGGCCGGAAAGCGAGTCAATCCTCTTCGATAAGGCGGCGCATGCGCCGTTTGTTTCCCATCCCGCGGCCTTCTGCGAGCCGCTGCTGGCGTTGAAAACGCGGCTGGGGTAATTTTTTTTGCCGCGCCATGGTAAATGGGCCATTCCTAGCAATACTTAGGTTGTTACGGTGGTTGATTATTTCATTCCGCCACCGTGACCTACAATAACAACCTTATGGAGAGTAGAGGCTATGAAACTTGTTACAGGAATGGTTGCATCTCTGGTGATTGGCACCCTGTCTTTTGGCGCATTTGCCGCGAAAGAGATCCAAAAAGAAGACGTGGCGAAGATGAATTTGACCAAGGTCGGCAGCATCACGACCTCCAGGACGACGTCACCGATGGACGCCCGACGCGATCTGTCTAAAAAAGCCGATGAGCTGGGTGGGAAATACTTTGTGGTGATTGCCGGGCAGAAAAACGAAAAAACCGTACACGCTAACGCTGACGTTTATAAATAATCCAGTCATAAAAAACGGGCCTGTTGGCCCGTTTTTCACTGCTGACTTACTCGTTTTACCCGCTGCACGACCAGGCCTGACTCCTTTCATCGCAGCGCCCACCACTCCTGCTGGCACGCCGCTTTCCCTTCAGGACAGCTTTTACAGCTGCCTGAGAGACAGCCCTCGCTCGTTTCGCTGATCCGTACCACCTTACCCATGGCTTCCATCCGTTCCAGCATCGCGTCAATCAGCGGCTGAGGCGTCCGCAGGCGGGCGCTGAGCTGTTTCGCCTCCATACGACCCTGCAGGGCCAGCATATCGCGGACTTCCATTAACGACGCCACAGACCCTCCTTAGTGGCAATCACCAGCCGGGCTGGAACAGCAGGAGGCCGGCGTTTTTCGGGTGGCCAGCAGCGAGACGTCCACCCGGCTGCGCGCCCGGCGCAGCAGGCCGAAGAGCACCACGTTGAACAACACCACTGCCAGGATACACGCCAGGCTGTAGCGCGGATGGTCGCTAAAGCTGACGGTCTGGTAATAGAGCGTCGAGAGCGAATAGGCGATATTCAGCCCCCACAGGATGGAGAAGGTCATCCAGCCGCGGCTCGATTCGCGGGCGATGGCGCCCATCACCGAGATGCAGGGGATATAGAGCAGAACGAAGATCAGGTAGCTGTATGCCGCCGCCGCGCTGCCAAATTTACTGCCCATCACGCCCATGGCGCCGGTGGCCATCTCGCCATCGCCTTTGCTGGCTTCGATGGGGTTGGCCAGGACGCTGAGGCTGAAGGTGTCTTTCAGTCCCTGCCATGTTTCGTCGACGGCGGCGAGCAGTTCTTCGCCGAGGCTGAAGGTCTGCGGATTGAATTCCTCATTCTGGATATCTTCGGCGGTATAGAGGGTGTTCAGCGTACCGACCACCACCTCCTTCGCCATCGCGCCGGTAAACAGGCCGACGGTGGCCTGCCAGTTATCTTCATGCACGCCGATCGGTTTAAACACCGGCGTAATGACCCGGCTCACCGAGGCCAGCGCGGAGTCGTTGATGTTGTCGACGACCTTACCGCTCAGCGAGAAGCTGTTCAGCGCGCTGAGGAAGATGCTGACAATGACGATCACC
This window encodes:
- the bioH gene encoding pimeloyl-ACP methyl ester esterase BioH, translated to MNDIWWQTIGEGDCHLVLLHGWGLNAQVWDCITPQLASHFTLHLVDLPGYGRSGGYGAMSLEAMAQRVLEQAPPQAVWLGWSLGGLVASQVAMMHPERVQALVTVASSPCFAACDDWPGIKPEVLAGFQQQLSDDFQRTVERFLALQTMGTESARQDARALKQAVLSLPMPSAEALNGGLEILRTVDLRQALVGLPIPFLRLYGRLDGLVPRKIVPLLDELWPESESILFDKAAHAPFVSHPAAFCEPLLALKTRLG
- a CDS encoding YdgH/BhsA/McbA-like domain containing protein encodes the protein MKLVTGMVASLVIGTLSFGAFAAKEIQKEDVAKMNLTKVGSITTSRTTSPMDARRDLSKKADELGGKYFVVIAGQKNEKTVHANADVYK
- the feoC gene encoding [Fe-S]-dependent transcriptional repressor FeoC encodes the protein MASLMEVRDMLALQGRMEAKQLSARLRTPQPLIDAMLERMEAMGKVVRISETSEGCLSGSCKSCPEGKAACQQEWWALR